The following are encoded together in the Thermosinus carboxydivorans Nor1 genome:
- the trpE gene encoding anthranilate synthase component I — MQVFPAKAEFCRLAQTHNIVPVYTRLATDMETPVSLYYKILGDDVGFILESAENGKTFGRYSFIGALPFAHFRAYHLYSEITVEQETVRVNDRPMLALRNFLNSFSYPALSGLPPFIGGAVGYFAYEIAATWERIRGQTIPEDMILAELLFCQVLAIVDHLTHCTTLVYLVRLDSSADVGRKYDQAVDQLRDLWRRIQQQVKVSEAAGNCAAEPGKVNISEQIKQQFMAGVRKAKEYIAAGDIFQVVLSQPFRVKLNTQPFALYRRLRQVNPSPYMFYVNFGNHQLIGASPERLVKLEGDRVLTCPIAGTRPRGKDAAEDDCLAADLLADIKERAEHAMLVDLGRNDVGRVSLPGTVRVERLMQVEKFSHVMHLVSEVSGRLDPQFSALDVLAACFPAGTVSGAPKVRAMEIINELETDRRGIYAGAVGYLDFRGNMDTCIAIRTMAIDGDEIVIQTGAGIVADSVPEKEFQEVLHKAQALFQVIAEAGNHGVNYR, encoded by the coding sequence ATGCAGGTGTTTCCCGCTAAAGCTGAATTTTGTCGCTTGGCGCAGACCCATAATATAGTGCCTGTTTATACTAGGCTGGCAACCGACATGGAGACGCCGGTTTCGCTGTACTATAAGATTTTGGGGGATGATGTAGGGTTTATCTTAGAAAGTGCTGAGAACGGTAAAACTTTTGGCCGCTATTCGTTTATCGGGGCTTTGCCTTTCGCTCATTTTCGTGCTTATCATCTATACTCTGAAATTACGGTAGAACAAGAAACAGTGCGGGTTAACGATCGGCCAATGTTGGCGCTGCGTAATTTTCTTAACAGTTTTTCGTACCCTGCTTTGTCGGGCTTACCGCCCTTTATCGGCGGCGCCGTCGGCTACTTTGCTTATGAGATTGCCGCAACTTGGGAACGGATACGAGGGCAAACCATCCCGGAGGATATGATATTAGCCGAGCTTTTATTTTGCCAGGTGTTAGCCATTGTGGATCACCTTACCCATTGTACCACCCTGGTCTATTTAGTTCGACTAGATTCTTCTGCCGACGTCGGTCGTAAATACGACCAGGCCGTAGACCAGTTGCGTGACCTCTGGCGCAGAATACAGCAGCAAGTGAAAGTTTCAGAGGCCGCCGGTAATTGTGCCGCTGAGCCGGGCAAGGTGAATATTAGCGAACAAATAAAACAGCAGTTTATGGCCGGAGTACGAAAGGCTAAAGAGTATATTGCAGCCGGTGATATTTTTCAGGTGGTCCTGTCCCAGCCTTTCCGCGTAAAACTCAACACCCAGCCGTTTGCCTTGTACCGCCGGTTGCGTCAGGTTAACCCGTCCCCTTATATGTTTTATGTCAATTTTGGTAACCACCAGCTTATCGGTGCTTCGCCGGAAAGGCTTGTCAAGCTGGAAGGTGACCGTGTGTTGACCTGTCCTATCGCCGGTACGCGACCGCGGGGAAAAGACGCTGCAGAGGATGATTGCCTTGCCGCTGATTTATTAGCCGATATTAAAGAACGGGCCGAGCATGCCATGTTAGTTGACCTTGGCCGTAATGATGTCGGCCGCGTCAGTTTGCCGGGAACAGTGAGGGTTGAGCGCCTGATGCAAGTGGAGAAGTTTTCCCATGTCATGCACTTGGTTTCCGAGGTTTCCGGCCGCCTTGACCCGCAGTTTTCGGCACTGGATGTTTTAGCCGCTTGTTTCCCGGCGGGGACGGTGAGCGGCGCGCCGAAAGTACGGGCAATGGAAATTATCAATGAACTGGAAACTGATAGGCGGGGTATCTACGCGGGCGCTGTAGGCTATCTGGATTTTCGCGGCAATATGGATACGTGCATTGCGATCCGTACGATGGCGATTGACGGTGATGAAATCGTCATTCAGACCGGGGCCGGCATAGTCGCCGATTCGGTTCCGGAAAAAGAATTTCAGGAAGTGCTGCATAAGGCGCAAGCTTTATTTCAAGTAATAGCGGAGGCTGGGAATCATGGTGTTAATTATCGATAA
- the trpA gene encoding tryptophan synthase subunit alpha, translating to MSRLNEVFCQLKAQGRKGLIVYLTAGCPDFAATLEAVQAVEAAGANIIEIGIPFSDPMADGPVIQKAASLALQGGATTGKVLELVRQIRQKSAIPLVVMTYINTVLQFGVEKFVRSFAQAGLDGLIVPDLPVEESALLENYCREAGLALIQFIAPTTAPERAVTICHKAAGFLYCISATGVTGVRQVDYSQIGSLINNVRQYTSLPVAIGFGIGSPQAAREAADYADAVIIGSAIMQQLIDKGVDAARAFTESVRLALDQRSEQPDAGVSR from the coding sequence ATGTCACGTTTGAACGAAGTGTTTTGCCAGCTGAAAGCCCAAGGTCGTAAAGGGCTAATTGTCTATTTAACCGCTGGCTGCCCTGATTTCGCAGCTACTTTAGAAGCCGTGCAGGCAGTGGAAGCGGCTGGGGCCAATATCATTGAAATCGGGATTCCCTTTTCCGATCCAATGGCTGACGGCCCTGTAATTCAAAAGGCGGCGTCCTTGGCGCTCCAAGGCGGAGCGACTACCGGCAAAGTACTGGAACTGGTCAGGCAGATCCGGCAAAAATCGGCTATTCCCTTGGTAGTCATGACCTATATTAACACGGTGCTGCAGTTTGGCGTGGAAAAATTCGTCCGTTCGTTTGCCCAGGCAGGGTTAGACGGTCTTATTGTACCTGATTTGCCGGTTGAAGAGTCGGCCCTGTTAGAAAACTATTGCCGGGAAGCCGGGCTTGCTCTAATTCAGTTTATTGCCCCCACTACCGCCCCGGAGCGGGCCGTCACCATCTGCCACAAGGCGGCCGGGTTTTTGTATTGCATTTCCGCTACCGGCGTTACCGGCGTACGCCAGGTAGATTACAGCCAAATCGGTTCTCTGATTAATAATGTGCGTCAGTATACTTCATTGCCGGTGGCGATTGGTTTTGGCATTGGCAGTCCCCAGGCAGCGCGTGAAGCCGCCGATTATGCTGATGCTGTTATTATCGGCAGTGCCATTATGCAGCAGCTTATAGACAAGGGCGTGGATGCGGCCAGGGCTTTTACCGAGTCTGTCCGGCTGGCCCTCGATCAAAGGAGTGAGCAGCCTGATGCAGGTGTTTCCCGCTAA
- the trpB gene encoding tryptophan synthase subunit beta: protein MPDKNGRYGRYGGRFVPETVMPALIELENYYLKLKDDAAFQQELAFYLGQYAGRPTRLYFAENLTAYYGRGKIYLKREDLLHTGAHKINNAIGQALLARRMGKGRIIAETGAGQHGVATATVAALFGLKCRVYMGEEDMERQALNVFRMRLLGAEVVPVTSGTGTLKDATSEAIRDWVTNVRDTHYIIGSVVGPHPYPMLVRDFQAVIGEEVKEQMVKMAGRQPSYLIACVGGGSNAMGIFYPFHDQPEVKKIGVEAAGKGLATGQHAASLTQGRPGVLHGALSYLLQDDDGQVIPAYSVSAGLDYPGVGPEHAFFKDEGIVTYTAVTDEAALAAFQRLAKLEGIIPALESAHALAFLDELMPATNPDDIVVVCLSGRGDKDVQMAANILGGLACHV, encoded by the coding sequence ATGCCGGATAAAAATGGGCGCTATGGTCGATATGGCGGCCGGTTTGTACCTGAGACTGTCATGCCGGCCTTAATCGAACTTGAGAATTACTACTTAAAGTTAAAAGACGATGCTGCCTTTCAGCAGGAACTGGCGTTTTATCTCGGCCAATATGCCGGGAGGCCGACACGATTGTATTTTGCGGAAAATCTTACGGCCTACTATGGCCGCGGCAAAATTTATCTAAAACGGGAAGATTTGCTGCATACCGGGGCTCACAAAATTAATAATGCGATCGGCCAGGCTTTACTAGCGCGGCGCATGGGCAAAGGACGGATTATCGCCGAAACCGGCGCCGGCCAGCACGGTGTGGCAACCGCGACGGTTGCCGCCCTGTTTGGGCTAAAGTGCCGGGTGTATATGGGCGAGGAAGATATGGAGCGCCAGGCTCTTAATGTGTTCCGCATGCGGCTGTTAGGCGCCGAGGTTGTGCCGGTGACCAGCGGCACGGGCACGTTAAAAGACGCCACCAGCGAAGCCATCCGCGATTGGGTGACTAATGTGCGCGACACCCATTACATCATCGGCTCGGTTGTCGGCCCCCATCCTTACCCGATGCTTGTCCGGGATTTTCAGGCCGTTATTGGCGAAGAAGTAAAGGAGCAAATGGTTAAAATGGCGGGGCGCCAGCCAAGTTATCTGATTGCCTGCGTAGGCGGCGGGAGTAACGCGATGGGAATTTTTTATCCCTTCCATGACCAACCGGAGGTTAAAAAAATCGGTGTTGAAGCGGCGGGCAAAGGGTTGGCCACCGGGCAGCACGCCGCATCGCTTACGCAGGGCCGGCCGGGCGTGTTGCACGGCGCCTTGAGCTACCTGCTGCAGGATGATGACGGGCAAGTTATTCCGGCCTATTCCGTGTCCGCCGGACTTGATTATCCCGGTGTCGGTCCGGAACACGCCTTTTTTAAAGACGAAGGGATAGTTACCTATACCGCCGTTACTGATGAAGCGGCCTTAGCCGCTTTTCAGCGCCTGGCTAAGCTGGAAGGCATCATACCTGCTCTGGAAAGTGCTCATGCCCTAGCGTTTTTAGATGAGCTGATGCCGGCGACAAATCCGGATGATATCGTGGTCGTTTGCTTGTCTGGCCGCGGGGATAAAGATGTCCAGATGGCAGCAAATATACTGGGGGGATTGGCATGTCACGTTTGA
- the trpC gene encoding indole-3-glycerol phosphate synthase TrpC produces the protein MLKTILAKKYQEVKTAKQRRPLPSLLQDIKPGNFALRTALKQSAWSLIAECKLASPAKGRLCTQYSVPELAKIYTAHGATALSVLTDSHFCGALADIEAVRAVTELPILRKDFIVDVYQIYEARAVGADAVLLIAGILSDGELEEFLTVAHGIGLDCLVEVHNEVELNRVQQTPALLVGINNRNLKTFTVDLMTTFSLLPHCDKRRIIISESGVKTGEDALRLKAAGVQGILVGEGLVKAENIAAKTRELALANTQNGGRYHAG, from the coding sequence ATGCTGAAAACCATTTTAGCTAAGAAATATCAGGAAGTAAAAACAGCTAAACAGAGACGACCATTGCCAAGTTTGCTTCAGGATATAAAACCGGGCAATTTCGCGTTGCGTACGGCATTGAAACAATCTGCCTGGTCGCTTATCGCTGAATGCAAATTAGCTTCGCCGGCGAAAGGACGGTTATGTACCCAATATTCCGTGCCCGAACTAGCCAAAATTTATACCGCCCATGGCGCAACTGCGCTCTCTGTACTTACAGACAGTCATTTTTGCGGCGCTTTAGCGGATATAGAAGCGGTGCGGGCCGTCACGGAGCTGCCAATCCTTCGCAAGGATTTCATCGTTGACGTGTACCAAATTTATGAAGCTAGGGCTGTCGGGGCCGATGCCGTGCTATTAATCGCCGGGATTCTGTCAGATGGCGAGCTCGAGGAGTTTTTAACGGTGGCGCATGGGATCGGTTTGGATTGTCTGGTAGAAGTGCATAACGAGGTCGAACTAAACCGGGTACAGCAGACACCGGCTTTACTTGTGGGCATTAATAACCGTAATTTGAAGACATTTACCGTTGACCTTATGACGACTTTTTCCCTTCTGCCCCACTGTGACAAGCGCCGGATCATTATCAGTGAAAGCGGCGTGAAGACGGGAGAAGACGCCTTACGCCTAAAAGCGGCCGGGGTTCAGGGCATATTGGTCGGTGAAGGGTTGGTCAAAGCGGAGAATATTGCCGCGAAAACACGAGAATTAGCTTTAGCAAATACCCAAAATGGAGGGAGATACCATGCCGGATAA
- a CDS encoding phosphoribosylanthranilate isomerase, with amino-acid sequence MIIIKICGITSLAAAQAAKESGADLLGFVFADSRRRIELNAAQKIARAVKGIGKVGVFVNAPLAEVQEIAGQCQLDFVQLHGDETPEYCRAVKHPVIKAVRIGSGFDIADIEAYDVDWVLLDSLVPGQYGGTGVAFAWNDAQTLRWRLKNRVMVAGGLTPENVGEAIRILSPDGVDVSGGVETNGTKDSEKIYRFIQAVRAAQRGGGNAENHFS; translated from the coding sequence ATTATTATCATAAAAATCTGCGGCATAACATCACTTGCGGCTGCTCAGGCCGCCAAAGAAAGCGGCGCCGATTTGCTGGGGTTCGTCTTTGCCGATAGCCGGCGCCGGATTGAGCTAAACGCGGCGCAAAAAATAGCCAGGGCAGTTAAGGGAATCGGGAAGGTCGGGGTGTTTGTCAATGCGCCGCTGGCGGAGGTGCAGGAGATTGCCGGCCAGTGTCAGTTAGATTTTGTCCAGCTGCATGGTGACGAAACGCCGGAGTATTGTCGTGCGGTAAAACATCCTGTCATTAAAGCGGTAAGGATCGGGAGCGGCTTCGATATTGCCGATATAGAGGCTTATGACGTTGATTGGGTGCTGCTTGACAGTTTGGTTCCGGGCCAGTACGGCGGAACGGGAGTGGCTTTTGCCTGGAATGATGCGCAAACTTTACGCTGGCGGCTAAAAAACCGCGTGATGGTGGCCGGCGGCCTTACACCGGAAAATGTGGGGGAAGCCATTCGCATACTGAGTCCGGACGGGGTTGATGTATCCGGTGGGGTTGAAACAAACGGAACAAAGGATAGTGAAAAAATTTACCGGTTCATTCAAGCCGTACGGGCGGCGCAAAGGGGTGGGGGCAATGCTGAAAACCATTTTAGCTAA
- the trpD gene encoding anthranilate phosphoribosyltransferase: MLKEFLAQVVSGQNLGREEAKQAMHIIMSGQASEAQIGAFLTALRIKGETSDEVTGFAETMRNHAIRIQCSSKQVIDTCGTGGDKKGTFNISTTVAFVLAGAGLTVAKHGNRGVSSSCGSADVLTALGINVNLPAQAVVRALDEVKVGFLYAPLFHQAMKYAAKPRQDLGFRTVFNLLGPLTNPANATCQLVGVYERSLTEKVAEALVGLGVQRAMVVHSFDGMDEISTAAPTQIAEVNHGEIRSYVIDPLEYGFTPANSEAYQGGSPEKNAAITLAILQGQRGPKRDIVLLNAAAALMVADMAPNLKDGLAIAAASIDSGAALAKLEELKEFSQREELLLS, translated from the coding sequence ATGTTAAAAGAATTTCTCGCTCAAGTAGTCAGCGGCCAAAATCTTGGCCGGGAGGAAGCCAAACAGGCAATGCATATTATCATGTCCGGCCAGGCGAGTGAAGCCCAGATCGGCGCCTTTCTTACCGCTTTGCGGATCAAAGGCGAAACAAGTGACGAAGTGACCGGTTTTGCCGAAACGATGCGAAATCATGCCATCAGAATCCAGTGCAGCAGTAAACAAGTAATCGATACTTGTGGTACTGGGGGAGACAAAAAAGGGACTTTTAACATATCAACAACCGTAGCCTTTGTCTTGGCCGGCGCCGGTCTTACGGTCGCCAAGCACGGCAACCGCGGCGTTTCCAGCTCCTGTGGCAGTGCCGATGTGCTCACCGCTTTAGGTATTAACGTCAATTTGCCAGCGCAAGCGGTTGTCAGAGCCCTTGATGAAGTTAAGGTTGGCTTCTTGTATGCCCCGTTGTTTCATCAGGCCATGAAATATGCCGCCAAGCCGCGCCAGGATTTAGGGTTCCGAACGGTTTTCAACCTGCTGGGGCCACTAACTAATCCGGCTAACGCTACCTGCCAGTTGGTTGGCGTCTATGAGCGGTCGCTAACGGAAAAGGTTGCCGAGGCATTGGTTGGGCTTGGCGTACAGCGGGCAATGGTGGTGCACAGCTTTGACGGCATGGACGAAATATCGACAGCGGCGCCTACCCAGATAGCGGAGGTAAACCACGGCGAGATAAGGTCATATGTCATTGATCCCCTCGAGTATGGCTTTACTCCCGCTAATTCAGAAGCGTATCAAGGAGGTTCGCCGGAAAAAAATGCGGCGATTACCTTGGCCATTCTTCAGGGTCAGCGCGGTCCTAAACGGGATATTGTGCTTCTTAATGCGGCAGCAGCTTTGATGGTTGCCGATATGGCGCCCAACTTAAAAGACGGCTTAGCCATTGCCGCCGCCAGCATCGATAGCGGCGCCGCCTTAGCGAAGCTGGAAGAGTTAAAAGAATTTAGTCAACGGGAGGAGTTATTATTATCATAA
- a CDS encoding threo-3-hydroxy-L-aspartate ammonia-lyase gives MYEQIAAAASRLAGVAHKTPVLTSRLLDERTGNMVFLKCENFQRMGAFKFRGAYNAISSLSAAQREKGVITYSSGNHAQAVALASKLLGVKATVIVPADAPAVKLAAAKDYGAAIITYDRAAVSREEVAEKLIREHGYTLIPPFDHYDVIAGQGTVAKELIEEVLSLDYLFVQVGGGGLLSGCAVAAKHLLPRCQVIGVEPALADDATRSFKTGELQSVHNPPTIADGLRTASLGKITFPLIRQYVDDMVTVTEEEIIRTMEFLWTRLKIVVEPSGAVSLAPLMHCKLPIEGKRVGVIISGGNVDVRQAGELFATIQNA, from the coding sequence ATGTATGAACAAATTGCGGCTGCCGCCAGCCGGTTGGCCGGTGTCGCTCACAAAACTCCGGTGCTGACTTCCCGTTTGTTGGACGAACGGACAGGCAACATGGTCTTTTTAAAGTGTGAAAATTTTCAACGTATGGGCGCGTTCAAATTTCGCGGGGCCTACAACGCTATCAGCTCTTTGTCGGCGGCGCAGCGGGAAAAAGGGGTGATTACTTATTCGTCCGGTAACCATGCCCAGGCGGTAGCGCTGGCCAGCAAGCTCCTGGGAGTGAAAGCTACCGTCATCGTGCCTGCCGACGCGCCGGCCGTTAAACTGGCGGCTGCGAAAGACTATGGCGCCGCCATCATTACTTACGACCGTGCTGCCGTTTCGCGGGAAGAAGTGGCTGAAAAGCTCATTCGTGAGCACGGTTATACCCTTATTCCTCCGTTTGACCATTACGATGTTATCGCCGGACAAGGCACGGTGGCCAAAGAACTCATTGAAGAGGTGCTGAGCCTCGATTACCTTTTTGTTCAGGTTGGCGGCGGCGGTCTATTAAGCGGGTGTGCTGTGGCAGCTAAGCATCTGCTTCCCCGCTGTCAGGTTATTGGTGTTGAGCCCGCCTTGGCCGACGATGCTACCCGGTCGTTTAAAACCGGCGAGCTGCAAAGTGTGCATAATCCGCCTACCATTGCCGACGGTTTGCGGACGGCCAGTCTGGGGAAAATTACTTTTCCGCTGATACGGCAATACGTCGACGATATGGTGACGGTGACTGAAGAAGAAATTATTAGGACAATGGAATTTTTATGGACGCGCCTCAAAATTGTCGTCGAGCCCTCTGGTGCCGTTAGCCTCGCGCCGTTAATGCACTGTAAGCTTCCGATCGAAGGCAAGCGGGTGGGCGTCATCATCAGTGGCGGCAATGTCGATGTCCGTCAGGCCGGTGAACTGTTCGCCACAATTCAAAACGCTTGA
- the nadE gene encoding NAD(+) synthase encodes MLRIAMAQMEVIPGRPDINTKTMLRMINEARQQRADLVIFPEMAIPGYLLGDTWEQPAFLRDCDYYGRKIIAASDGICVVFGNVAVDWDKRGDDGRVRKYNACFVAQNGALLGGENFPYPFRIKTLHPNYREFDDTRHFFSLRKLALELGVTAEELLQPVTAWVNGRPLRLGCLLCEDGWSDDYFTKPIEILRQKERLDALINISSSPFTLGKNNKRNRVFSKQAADSRIPLIYVNNVGLQNNGKTVYTFDGFSTAYNCRGEIIAYCPPFQEMLHCFDLDLANGGLQQPPLAVPDDSGIDSIYQALRYGVEKFLAAIGMKRVVIGVSGGIDSAVTAALYTQVLGPDRVLLVNMPSRYNSPTTKSLAADLARNLGCLYTVVPIQQSVDHTVDQISRTPIVNLSAGGEQTLEVTPFMTENIQARDRSSRVLAGLAAAFGGGFTCNANKSELTVGYSTLYGDQAGFLAALADLWKHQVYALGQYLNDEVYKQDVIPRKTFELVPSAELSVEQAVDEGKGDPLIYPYHDYLFRAFIEHWHRAAPEDILEWYQAGILEEKLGCQPGLVNRLFATPQAFIADLERWWTLFTGMAVAKRIQAPPVLAVSRRAYGFDYREAQNGPYFTARYRQLRAELLQEG; translated from the coding sequence TTGCTACGAATTGCAATGGCCCAAATGGAGGTCATTCCCGGAAGACCGGACATCAATACTAAAACCATGCTGCGGATGATAAACGAGGCGCGTCAACAACGAGCCGACCTGGTAATATTTCCGGAAATGGCTATTCCCGGTTACCTGCTCGGCGACACTTGGGAGCAGCCGGCATTTTTACGTGACTGCGACTACTATGGACGTAAAATTATCGCCGCCTCCGACGGCATCTGCGTCGTATTTGGCAATGTCGCCGTCGATTGGGACAAGCGGGGCGACGACGGGCGGGTCCGCAAATACAATGCGTGTTTTGTGGCGCAGAACGGCGCACTGCTCGGTGGCGAAAACTTCCCCTATCCCTTCCGCATCAAGACGTTACACCCCAATTATCGCGAGTTTGATGACACCCGCCATTTTTTCAGCCTACGCAAGCTGGCCCTGGAACTAGGCGTTACGGCTGAAGAACTGCTGCAGCCCGTGACCGCTTGGGTGAACGGTCGCCCCCTGCGTCTGGGATGCCTGCTTTGCGAGGACGGCTGGAGCGATGATTATTTTACCAAGCCTATTGAGATTCTGCGGCAAAAGGAAAGGCTGGACGCACTTATTAATATTTCCAGCTCACCTTTCACTCTTGGCAAAAACAACAAGCGCAACCGGGTATTCTCCAAACAAGCCGCTGATAGCCGCATCCCCTTGATTTATGTAAATAACGTAGGCCTTCAGAACAATGGCAAGACGGTTTATACTTTCGACGGATTCAGCACCGCCTACAATTGCCGGGGCGAAATCATCGCCTATTGTCCGCCGTTCCAAGAGATGCTCCACTGTTTCGACCTGGATCTTGCAAACGGCGGGCTGCAGCAACCGCCGCTTGCCGTACCGGATGACAGCGGCATCGACAGCATCTACCAAGCTTTACGTTATGGCGTGGAAAAATTTCTGGCCGCTATTGGCATGAAGCGAGTCGTTATCGGCGTATCCGGCGGCATCGACTCGGCTGTTACCGCCGCCCTGTACACGCAGGTCCTTGGCCCTGACCGGGTGCTGCTCGTCAACATGCCCAGCCGGTATAACTCGCCGACGACCAAAAGTTTGGCCGCTGACCTGGCCCGCAATCTGGGCTGCTTATACACTGTTGTACCCATTCAGCAGTCGGTAGACCACACAGTAGATCAAATCAGCCGTACGCCCATTGTCAATTTGAGCGCCGGCGGCGAACAGACCCTGGAGGTTACGCCATTTATGACGGAAAACATCCAGGCCCGCGACCGCTCTTCCCGCGTCCTTGCCGGCCTGGCCGCCGCGTTTGGCGGCGGCTTTACCTGCAACGCCAATAAAAGCGAACTGACGGTTGGCTATTCCACATTATACGGCGACCAAGCGGGTTTTCTCGCCGCCCTGGCCGACCTCTGGAAACACCAGGTATATGCTCTGGGTCAATACCTTAACGATGAGGTATATAAACAGGACGTCATCCCTCGTAAAACCTTCGAACTTGTACCAAGCGCCGAGCTATCGGTCGAACAAGCAGTTGACGAAGGCAAAGGCGACCCGCTTATTTACCCGTATCATGATTACCTCTTCCGCGCCTTTATTGAACACTGGCACCGCGCTGCCCCTGAGGACATTCTGGAATGGTACCAGGCAGGCATACTGGAAGAAAAGCTTGGCTGCCAGCCCGGTCTTGTCAACCGCCTGTTTGCGACGCCGCAAGCGTTTATTGCCGACCTGGAACGTTGGTGGACGCTGTTCACCGGTATGGCCGTAGCCAAGCGCATCCAGGCGCCGCCCGTCCTCGCTGTCAGCCGCCGGGCCTACGGATTTGATTACCGTGAAGCCCAGAACGGGCCCTATTTTACGGCCCGCTATCGCCAGCTCAGGGCCGAATTGTTACAGGAAGGTTGA
- a CDS encoding radical SAM protein: MFFDYFDDAEGMVFRPPSEAKSLILRVTIGCSHNACTFCSMYRDVRFRARPLEEIAALITKAARYYPDVRRVFLADGNALVLATDKLLAIMNMLKNAFPKLSRITIYGGPRDILRKTPEELAALRQAGLAIIYLGIESGDDAVLAKVNKGVTAAEMVAAGRKVLDAGIKLSTMVILGLGGRERTEEHALHTAEVVSAINPTMLSALTLMLHKGTPLRQAAEQGEFQPLSPYEFLVELRQMLKHITLSEPCLFRSNHVSNLLPLAGTLPQDKEQLLADIDEVLTHFKDKRTPTFNDEGPF; this comes from the coding sequence ATGTTCTTTGACTATTTCGATGATGCCGAAGGCATGGTTTTCCGCCCGCCTAGTGAAGCCAAAAGTCTAATCCTCCGGGTAACTATCGGGTGTTCGCACAATGCTTGCACCTTTTGCTCCATGTACCGCGACGTCCGCTTCCGCGCCCGTCCGCTTGAGGAAATAGCTGCCCTCATCACCAAAGCCGCCCGGTACTATCCGGATGTCCGGCGCGTCTTTCTCGCTGACGGCAACGCCCTGGTACTGGCAACGGACAAACTGCTGGCCATCATGAACATGCTGAAAAACGCCTTCCCCAAGCTGAGCCGTATCACCATTTATGGCGGTCCCCGCGATATTCTCCGCAAGACGCCGGAGGAACTTGCCGCCCTGCGGCAAGCCGGCCTGGCCATTATTTACCTCGGTATTGAAAGTGGCGACGACGCAGTATTGGCGAAAGTGAACAAAGGCGTCACTGCCGCTGAAATGGTTGCCGCCGGCCGTAAGGTCCTGGACGCCGGCATTAAGCTGTCTACCATGGTCATCCTCGGCCTGGGCGGCCGCGAACGGACAGAGGAGCATGCCCTCCACACCGCGGAAGTAGTCAGTGCTATTAATCCAACCATGCTCAGTGCTCTCACCCTAATGCTCCACAAGGGTACGCCACTGCGCCAGGCCGCCGAGCAAGGCGAGTTTCAGCCCCTTTCTCCTTATGAGTTTTTGGTTGAACTGCGCCAGATGTTAAAACATATCACCCTCAGCGAACCCTGCCTATTTCGCAGCAATCATGTCTCCAACCTGCTGCCGCTGGCCGGTACGCTGCCGCAGGATAAAGAACAGCTGCTTGCCGACATTGACGAAGTACTCACCCACTTCAAGGATAAACGAACTCCTACCTTCAATGATGAAGGCCCGTTCTGA